The Colias croceus chromosome 22, ilColCroc2.1 DNA window CATACATCGAGATCTAACATCAAACCTTAATTCTAgaattaattcaaattgtatactttgtttattttctattggcagattataaatttttgtacTTTGGCATTCTTCCGACTATTACTGACTAAACCTATCACATATATAAAACATCTAAAAcacatatttaatatgtattatgagcttgaatatattatactcaGAGGTAGATTTTCATTGAGTTACAtccatttataaaaaaattcgattcCCTCGTCAAACGTCAAATCCAAATTTGACGTTACAtagatgatattttttatctgtatcagGGACAGACGTAATTGTATATCCCTGATATACAGCATACGAGACAATTTGACTCGTACTGTAAACGATATTGGCAACATTGCCAAACACacataaataatgatttatgtTTACATTGAGCCGTTcaaaaaacattttgtaaATGCTCGGTATTTGGATGTGTCAATTTAGTCTTCAGGTTCTGAGCCCACGGTATAATCGACTTTTAAATCCCGCTGCATGTCCTCCGGGGACTCATTTCGCATGCCAATTACAGAACGAGCTGCGAATGAGTTTTGGGACATGCTAGACAGGATACCGTTCGAGAGAGCCTGCACGGATAATGCCTCTTGCGACGGGCCAGCGTAGCTATATTGTTGGTATACAGCTTGTATGCGAGCCGCATTCACGAGGGTCTGAATTTTTAATTGCGTATCCAATGCGAGGCTCAGCGGCAGCTTTCGCAACTGACTTGCAATCAGTTTTCCAAACATTTCAAATTCATTCTCATTCCCATTTTCGGAATGTTGACTGAGGTCTTGCGGCTCAGAATCGCTCCGGTCGTCGtagttctttttttgtttcgaGGGCAGCGGGTATATTGTAGCGAGTGAAGTTGTTAGCGGGGTTGCTATGCCAACAGGTGGGTTCAGAAACGGGGCAGTCGTCGATGTAGGTAGGATTCCAAATGGGGAAGATTGATTGAGACCGAACGGAGTACTGGGACGCGGCGACGGCGTATTGAGGACATAAGGTGTGGAGGACCGTGTTGAGTTGCGGCGTTTACGCGGGCTTTTCTTTTCTGGTGACTTTCGCTCGCTCAGATCTTGCACCGCGTCGCTGTCGTCGCTCATCGCGATTTCCAACAAGCTGTTGTCAACCTGTAACAGAAATGTTTCGCTTCAATGTCGGTATTAACGCGCATGTGTCGTGAATAGAGGCACTTACGGAGCTCGGAGTGACGATCGCCCTCAGAAACCTGTCGGCGTGTTCGAACCACGTGACGCTGGGACGGTACGCATGCGCGCCGGCCTTCCTTGCGGCGCGGATCTTCTTCAACTCGACACTGTACGATGaacgtatattttttatcttatttttcaACTCCTTTACTGTAACGTCCACTAGATTCAACGTGTTAATTATTTCAACGTATCCCTGTTCGCGTACTTTCTTGTTCTTGTAGTGCTCCGAGACGGGGTTCCAGAGATATTCCCGTTTCTCGTATTCGATGATCATCTGGATGGTGAGGTCTTCGCTCCATTTCGGGTTCGCTAATATCGCgaccattttatttataacatagcAAGCAAGCACGGCTTAAATTTATTGGGATGTTTACGAGCGTTTTGTACTAGGGACACAGAAGAGTGCGGGCGTGTCGCATGCGCGCAGCATACTAAAAGCACGTCGATGGGCCGGTACCCCGCGCGGGGGGACTATTTCGGGAGTAGCCGATACGCAGTCGCGTGCTTTAGAGCGTGCTGTTTCCTCTCGTTCGGGATGCTGGGCTCGAGTGAAAGGGAAGATTTGTGGCCGGTGGGTGGACTCGAGTCGACGCACTTTCGCGAGTCACCTTTTGATTGACGAATTGAGATTGATGAATGATTAATGGTCGTAGTATGTACACAATTCACATATCGGGATATGATTAACGTTTCACGCTCACACGTTCTTGAGTTAATTGATGTGGGACTGCttacattattttcatgagtttcaaaaaataataaataaatcataatgtagtaagtaaatatttttttagagtACCTAGTCTACCTACtatatatgtacattaaaGTTATGAAATAGatgtcaaaatttaaattacaaaattgaaaggagattgcccaagtgactatggcacttggtatcgcaatcaaacttattgtgtcaagatgaaatatagctcAATTTGAAGCTTGATGTTAGTACTTTTAGAatcgattaaagtttttatgtaaataagccgcagttcacgacaataaaaataaaacaaaagttttattcaacgcttcaaaaaaatactttatcgagtttaaactaacgatgaacgttaagttttacatttattacataggtaatattttaatttacaagataaatgtgaaaagtaaatcgtaataaacattatttcaaaataaataacgtcgAACAATGCGTCGAACACATTCATTCAACTATGACATATGACGCAGGACGCTTGCAAGAGAGATAGATATAtgtgtcaaaacaaaaacttttacttttatttctattttttcggtataattacgacttaatagtgataaatatgatcattatgaatacaaataggaattaacaatatcacgaacaCGTGACACAACTAGTATTTTACCGATTCCATACGTGGTCATACATGTTTCAAAAGAATaacttttactattatttcaatttatccggtataattaagacttaatattgatacatatgaccattataaatacaaataggaattaacaatatcacgaataCGTGGCACAACTAAAATTTTACCGATACCACCCGTGGTCATTCtcctttgaaatatttaaatttaaatacatatcttcattacattaaaaaagtacaaataagaaaaaaaaaacaatttacttaaaagcgaacagaattaaaaattattctacCGACACATACTTCTCAGAGTTTCTAAAGACTACAGAATGCAGTCTGCAGAGCAGGGTTGCAAAAAAACAGAGAATTATGAgaataaacatgttttttttgtttttttggttttgttcaatgttttatgtttaattcaatgtttttttctttgtactttTACTGTGTTTTATTCATGTTTAAAACATtgattaatatgttttaatcaCCCATAGGCATGTTTACGGACGCGATTACAGTCAGCGATGACCGCGATTGCAAACACTCGTACCCGTCCGTAGGAACGCACCCAATATTATCGCGCGCGCGATATTATCAAATACAGAGCATATTCTTTCCCGTTTAATGAGTATCTTTTTACGATATTGCATTGGAAGTGCACCCACTAACATGGTGGCAATCACTTAAGGGGAAATTAAGCTCGGACATGAATTGAATTATCTAGCATGCCAACTGCATGCTGCAGTTGCTTCCTCTGCAGGAGTAGAAAGACTTTTTTCTACATTTGGGTTGGTACAATCCAGATTAAGATATCGTTTACCAAATGAAAAAACCGCGAAACTTGtttcagtttttaaaaatatgaataaaaaaaaatacaatctcCCAGAGTGGCCAAAATTTAGAGCATTTGGAGGAATCCTTATTAGTTGACTAAGtattaagttaaataattataataatgttaaaattaaagtttctttatttgaaatgttttatttaacttattagCTGACTGACTAGTCCTagtgttatataataatataattaagttaattaaattaactaataaaatgtCGCAATAATAGTAATTTCCcatttgaaattgttttatttatctatccCACTTGTAAGTTTAAAACCTGTTTAAAACAATGTATAAAACATTGATTTAAAACAGGTggaaaaaaacatgttttttttgcaat harbors:
- the LOC123701890 gene encoding uncharacterized protein LOC123701890, whose amino-acid sequence is MVAILANPKWSEDLTIQMIIEYEKREYLWNPVSEHYKNKKVREQGYVEIINTLNLVDVTVKELKNKIKNIRSSYSVELKKIRAARKAGAHAYRPSVTWFEHADRFLRAIVTPSSVDNSLLEIAMSDDSDAVQDLSERKSPEKKSPRKRRNSTRSSTPYVLNTPSPRPSTPFGLNQSSPFGILPTSTTAPFLNPPVGIATPLTTSLATIYPLPSKQKKNYDDRSDSEPQDLSQHSENGNENEFEMFGKLIASQLRKLPLSLALDTQLKIQTLVNAARIQAVYQQYSYAGPSQEALSVQALSNGILSSMSQNSFAARSVIGMRNESPEDMQRDLKVDYTVGSEPED